GCTTCGCTGGCCGCGCCGAGGAGTGGGCCGTAAATGGCAACGAGGAGGGCGCGGAAAACCTCGTCAACTATCAGAAATATCTGCGCCGCAACGACATTTCGCTGACGCATACGATCGTCAATCCGACCATTGACAAGGCGCAGGGCGACGCGCCGCAACCCGGCAACGATGTGGCCCTTCGCAAGGTTGGCGAAACGGAGCACGGCATCGTCGTGCGCGGTGCGCGGATCCTCGCGACGCTCGCCCCTTTCGCCGACGAGATTGCGGTCTATCCGTCCCATCCCTTGCCGCCCGATTGCGACGAGTACGCGATCTCCTTCTGCATTCCGATGTCCACCCCTGGTCTCAAATTCATCTGCCGGGATTCGTTTTCCGAAAGCAGCAATTTTTTCGATCACCCCATCTCGGGCCGGTTCGATGAGCAGGATGCCTTCGTGATCTTCGACAATGTCGAAGTGCCCCGGAACCGTCTGCACGTCAACTGCAACACCGCCGTCTACAATTCGGTCATGATGCGCAGCTGGTGGCCGAACGTCATGCAGCAGACAACGGTCCGGGCGCTGACGAAACTCGAATTTGCCTGGGGCCTCGCCTCGCGGATGACCGAGGTGATCAACGACGTCAAGCCGCAGACATGGGAGATGCTCGGCGAAATCTGGAGCTATGCCGAATTGACCCGCGCCTGCCTGAAAGCCGCCGAAGACGGGGCTATAGACTATGGCAACGGCGTCTGGCTGCCGGATGCCCAACCCTTCGCCGCCCTTCGCGCGTCGATGCCGCGATGGATGGCGCGGGTCAGCGAAATCATCCAACTCATCGGGTCGCATAACGTCTTCGCCGCCCCGAGCCGCGCTCAACTCGACGATGCCGGTCTTCGGCCGCTCATCGACCATTATCTGCGCGGCGCTGGCGATGTGGGTGCCGAGCAGCGCGCGCGTGTCTTCCGGCTCGCATGGGATTTCG
Above is a window of Parvibaculum lavamentivorans DS-1 DNA encoding:
- a CDS encoding 4-hydroxyphenylacetate 3-hydroxylase family protein — translated: MPARTGAQFLEGLKQPREIWVGDRKIESVADDPAFAGAARGVAAVYDLQHKEADACLMPDPETGEKINVSHMIPRSRQDLARRRAGLEKIAAYSVGLMGRTPDYMNVTYAGFAGRAEEWAVNGNEEGAENLVNYQKYLRRNDISLTHTIVNPTIDKAQGDAPQPGNDVALRKVGETEHGIVVRGARILATLAPFADEIAVYPSHPLPPDCDEYAISFCIPMSTPGLKFICRDSFSESSNFFDHPISGRFDEQDAFVIFDNVEVPRNRLHVNCNTAVYNSVMMRSWWPNVMQQTTVRALTKLEFAWGLASRMTEVINDVKPQTWEMLGEIWSYAELTRACLKAAEDGAIDYGNGVWLPDAQPFAALRASMPRWMARVSEIIQLIGSHNVFAAPSRAQLDDAGLRPLIDHYLRGAGDVGAEQRARVFRLAWDFVGTGLAGRNLQYERFYLGSSVRNYQMAHLFGDRTRANELVDRFLTEDIGAMKKADRHVAEAV